ATTGGCGAACCTGCGCGACGTTCAACGCAAGGTCCAAAATGAAGTGCTTGGGCAAGGCGTCGGCGGCGGTAACAGCGGCCAAGTGTTGACCGATTTGTTCAATGATATCCAAAACCTCACAGGTGGCGGTGGCATTGGAGGACAGAACCCGTTCAATCGACGCGGTGCGGTCGGCTTCCGACCCGAATTGACGGTCTTGCCCGAAGGTGCATCGGTTTCCGGTTTGGCCATCATTTCGGCCGATCGACGCTACGTTCGAATCTCGCCGGTCCCGTTCTTCTCGCAAGTCGGTGACGTCTCGACGTTCAACTTTGTGACGGGCGAAGACGGCGGTGGCGGTGGTGCTGCCGGTGGCCTCGGTGGCGGTGGCGGTCTTGGTGGTGGTGGCGGTATCGGAAACTGATCGCTCCGATTCAACCACTTGCACCTTTGATTTGATGAGTTTCACGAGCCGGCTTGGTTTCCAAGCCGGCTTTTTTCGTTGTTTCCTTCAAGTGGACAAAGCGACCCGATCACGAATGGCCTTGTGCAGTGAATACGAAAATTGTTAGCCAAAAGGTTCAAGTTTCGATTTTGACCACGTGCACCCTTCGAGGCAGTCCCCATGCCCTATGGCGTTTATCTATCAGCCGCCGGCGCGCACGCTCAAAGCCACCGCATGCAGGTGCTTAGCAACAACCTGGCTAACGTCGCAACCACTGGCTTCAAACCAGAAGAGACTGTTCTGCAGGCACGGTTCTCCGAAATGATCGAAGGCGGGCAAGTCGCCCCCGGTTTGGGCGGCGCCGACGACATCGGTGGTGGCGTCACGATTCAACCATCCGCCACCCAGTTCGCGGTCGGCCCGATGAAAAAGACGGGACGGGATCTGGACTTTGCGATCAACGACGAAGAGTCGTTCTTTGTCCTCAAGCGTGGCGATGAACAGTTGCTGACGCGTGCGGGAGACTTTCTGTTCGATTCACGGGGACAAATGATCAACACGTCGGGCGAGCAAGTGCTCGCGACCGACGGATCGCCAATCCAAATTCAACCGGGTGTGCCCGTCGAAGTCGCCGCCGGTGGACGCATTCGACAAGCAGGCACGACGTGGGAATTGATGGTCGCCAAACCCAAGAGCATGGGCGACGTGTCACACCTGGGCGGCAACCAGTTCAAACCGCTGGCACCGTTTGACCTTGTCGGCGGCGGCGATCGGCAAGTAGTAGCAGGGATGCTGGAACAATCTGCGGTCAGCCCCACCGGCGCGATGATGGAGCTGATCGAGACTTCGCGAGTGTACGAAGCCAACGTGAAGATGATCCAAAACCAGGACTCAGTCATGGGTTCGTTGATTTCAAG
The sequence above is a segment of the Rubripirellula tenax genome. Coding sequences within it:
- a CDS encoding flagellar hook-basal body protein, which gives rise to MPYGVYLSAAGAHAQSHRMQVLSNNLANVATTGFKPEETVLQARFSEMIEGGQVAPGLGGADDIGGGVTIQPSATQFAVGPMKKTGRDLDFAINDEESFFVLKRGDEQLLTRAGDFLFDSRGQMINTSGEQVLATDGSPIQIQPGVPVEVAAGGRIRQAGTTWELMVAKPKSMGDVSHLGGNQFKPLAPFDLVGGGDRQVVAGMLEQSAVSPTGAMMELIETSRVYEANVKMIQNQDSVMGSLISRVLQA